The following proteins come from a genomic window of Sesamum indicum cultivar Zhongzhi No. 13 linkage group LG10, S_indicum_v1.0, whole genome shotgun sequence:
- the LOC105172438 gene encoding Werner Syndrome-like exonuclease, producing the protein MSNKSATLQLCIDRKCLILQLFYMDEIPGSISGFLLDPNFTFVGIEVGDDVLKLKNEYGLECGSSRDIREAAKERWPGRFRRPGLKDLAWEVCGLRMRKPKHVCMSNWEARVLNEAQVEYACIDAFASYKIGHKLLIEKC; encoded by the coding sequence ATGAGCAACAAATCAGCCACTCTCCAGCTCTGCATAGACCGCAAGTGCTTGATCCTCCAGCTCTTCTACATGGACGAAATCCCGGGATCAATCTCGGGCTTTCTTCTCGACCCGAACTTCACCTTCGTGGGGATCGAAGTGGGAGACGACGTTCTGAAGCTGAAGAACGAGTACGGGCTGGAGTGCGGCAGCAGCAGAGATATTCGGGAGGCGGCGAAGGAGAGGTGGCCGGGGAGGTTCCGGCGGCCGGGACTGAAGGATCTGGCGTGGGAAGTGTGCGGGCTGAGGATGAGGAAACCTAAGCATGTGTGCATGAGTAATTGGGAGGCGAGAGTGCTGAATGAAGCACAAGTTGAGTATGCGTGCATTGATGCGTTTGCTTCTTACAAGATTGGGCATAAGCTGCTCATTGAGAAATGTTGA